The region AAAGGAATAATGCAAAAGAAGAGGTtgcagcaaaataaaaataaaaaatcaaccaCTACATTGACTTCGGATTTAATGAACTAACAAAGTTTTTAAAATAGAATTCAAGGATTACAATCTCGATTTTAAAATCCATGACCTAAACAGTTAACAAAAGTTTGACACTTCTGTTAAAACTACCATAACCACAggaataataaatttgtttatacTCTTCACTTTCACTACCTATGCTCATCTTAGTTCATTCACATGATTTCAATACAATTAGTCATTCTAGTTTCAACACATCCTAGCGAAGAATCTTCCTTCTTGTATTCAAAAACTAGACGTCTCACCTATGGTGGTCAGTTCTACACAGGCTCTCATCATATAGGTCGGTGAGCACCGTTTCGATGCTAAACCGGAACAACCAACACCCTTTTTCGCATCGGTGAAAATTTTGATTGTACGATCACACTGGCTCGTTTCAATAAATTTTGGTGACACTAGCTGGTGTGCACCGTTCTAGTACCAAACCGAAACAACCAACAACCTTTTCCACAATGGTGAAAATTTTAGTCCTTACCAATTGTGCCGACTCGTTTTGATCAATTCTGATTACATTGACCAAAACATGGtcataaaattaataattgttTACGATTACGTTAAAAACTTAACTGGAATGGGAGCAAtcaaaaaagatttttttatgctttcacatttaaaatataataaaaaagcgTATTCACCCTATTATTAAAGAAAAAATCTCCACTCATCTATCTACTtcttttatagaaaaaaaaaagaaataaactaaatccttaaaaatttatattgaaagatgcattttttaaaattttttctagaaaaataatttataaatcaaTCAACGAGATAATAAGCAAAAGAGCGATAAAGCAAGGAGTACATTCAAGCCAAACCAATAAATTccgataaataaattattttttcatattattctCGAAAAACCGATTTactctttaaataaaaaattaaaattatcaattgaaaattagaaaaatagcaAAATTGATTTTGCCATTTTCCTAATTTTCAAAACTGCATGTTGCCTTCAATCATAGTcgatttaattaatatatttcactattttatttttaaaaaaaactaaatctatttttcataaaattatttctCTCCGCTACCAAAAATCTATGTTTTGATAAATAATCTAAAAGGGTCAAAATCTGTGTtgacaaataataaaaaaggagtgttagattgataaattttttatgttatatttggaaaaaaaaccCCTATGAAAACTATgtatagaaaataaattaataaaattaaattatatattttgaatttaagtAAATTTGGAGTAAATTTTACTTAACTTCCTCAAACCGtgacttatattttaaattgatccctaaactttaaaatattcaaatCAGATCCCTTAATTTTGGAGATTAAATCAATCAAGCCCTTTTGCTACTAAAACAATTAATTTCACCTTAAATGACACTTTAGATCTTATTtggcataatttaaaatttaaaaaaaaaccttaaagaaatgttaaaagtagaaaaataaaatcttgCATCGAGTAAATTGCACCAAAGTTTTGCtgttttgccttttctttttctcctaagTTTTTTTGGGTTAactttagggtttaaattttttaaattttaaattatgccaTATAGGATACGCGATTTGTCGCTTAGTAGTGAAATTAATGGTTTTAGAATAGAAAGGACTTGATTGATGTAACCTCCAAATTTTTGGGATGTAATTGGAATGCTTGAAAGTTTAGAGACCAATTTATAATCTGATCCATAGTTTGGGGATGTTTGGTGCAATTTACtcttaaattttatagtttttttctaaataattaaaatttatgttaaatatgATCCAAGTCCATATAATCttcataatttgaaatttaatccctctacttgTATTTCCAagaatttagttttctttttagatttcaaaattcaggtccaatTATTTACTCaaactaaaattttctattaattttgttaattttatattttaaaataaaataaatactcatAATTTAGCCATGAAAAAAATTCACaattgaatttgcatttttaaaataaaaaatagaaggattaaattcattaaaataaaagtacaagattaaatttcaaatgtacaaaGATTACAAGGACTTGAAGCacattttaacctaaattttataattcgcCTAAAGAAAACCTAACAGCTTTAATCAACCCCAACAATTTGTTCGCTGCTAGACAGAAAACCTAACAGCTTAGCCTTTTGTCTGCAAAATCAATCCTAAGGATGGCATTGATGCAATTTCTAAACCACACAAGAACAATTCCTATTTCAAATCCATATGGATTCTCGAGATTCTTCTCCAAGTCCAGCCCTTTTATTGGTAAGATCTTCTCTTTATATCGTAAATCTTGCAAGAACATTAACAATGAAACATTCCCATGCTTCTGTTTGTTTCCTGAGAAAGTTATATGATAAATTTCTGTGTTTAACCTGTTAGTTTTATGGGTTTTGCTTCTCTTGGCGTTTTTTATTTGGCTGCTTGGTTAATTGTTGAGAGGAAGTTTTTATTTTTCAGGATTTACTGAACTTGGATGAATAGCTAAATGATGCTAATTTTAATCGGTTTGTTCTTTTTAATCCTTTTACTGTCAAGAAAATGCgtgaaaagaaagataaaagagaggaATATGggccttttaattcattttctttaGGTTGTCATTAGGATCCTCAAGTTATGTTAGTTTAAAATAGCTACTACATAGACCTTAATATGAACTTTTTCCATTTTCAACTCTACAAAGGTTTTTGCTCCCTaatgttttaaggaaaatttgcCAACAGTAATTCTATTTTACTTGTCATTTCTGTTTTTATATTTGTAATCCTAAATTGGTGAAAAATGGATTTGAGAAGTGATCTTATTATATTGCAGTGAAAGTTGGAATTCCAGAATTTCTGAATGGTGTAGGGCATGGGGTTGAAACTCACGTAGCAAAGCTGGAATCTGAGATTGGTGACTTTCAGAAACTGCTCGTCACCCGCACTCTTAAGCTCAAGAAGATTGGAATTCCCTGCAAACATGTAATAATTCCCAACTCGCTCTCTAAACACAAATTTTCTTTGATAAGCATGCCAATTTCAAGCAACTGTTTGAACCCCTATTCATTGTACCTTTATGCGGTTATTATTTGATTATCCAGTTATGCAGTATCATTAATAGAATAATAGCTTATGTACATGTTTCTGTTACTGCTCCGACAATCTCCTAAACTATAGTATCCTAGCATGGTGCTTATCAAACTGGAGATTGCAGCTAGCCAAACTATTAATGATACTGTTCTTACATTGCAGCTAGCCAAACCAGTTTGAGCAGTTTGTTTGCATGCACCACCTTACGATCTAACAAAGCTTATGCTGAAAGATACAGACTCTTACGAATGGTTTGAAATATTAGGATAGAATAGAACGGAAATAAAGTTGTCAGAATGGTTTAGCATCAGTAAATCCTCATTGTCTGATagcaatttcttttaattttgtatcaTAAAGTTTGAGAAGTTTCCTGCTTCTTTGTTttaaaaagggggggggggaggCCTTTTAATGGGATTTAGAGAAGATGCTTTTAGTGGTAGTTTTTGATAATGTGCTGGTTTATCATGAACTTTGATACCCTCACTAAGCTTATTTTATTATGGAAGCTTTGTTTTTTTAGAAGCTTTGTTTTTTTGGGTGTAAAACCCTTTGCTATTATCATTTAGTTTTTACCAGGACTGAGTGAGTCATTGATTGGTTTTTGATTTTGGTGTGGCAGAGGAAGCTGATACTGAAATATGCCCACAAATATAGGCTGGGTTTGTGGAGGCCGAGAGCTGAGCCAGTGAAGGTGTGATTAATAAGTTCAATCCTTTGGGAGCTATGCTAAGATGGTGATGTTATTGTACCAGAGAATGGCTTTAGGCCTCTATTTGCAATCATTGGTCACCTTACTCCTTGTTTCAATGGACATGAATTTAGTGGTTTAGGTTCAAAAAAGGGGAGAAAAAAAGGATATCCAATGGATGGCACATTGAATTTAGTGAAGCAAAATGGACTTGCTTGATGTGgtcattttatttcttcttttaccATACACCCGCAATTAGTGTTTTCATATTTTCTTGATCGTATTAATATTCAACCCTTCACCTCTCATTGCTGATTCATTTTGAAATCCATCAGTATCATCTTCGTTGCTTGGTGTCACCACTTTCCATATCAACAActaaatcctcttcttcttcaatcttatatttcatctatattagcGTACCAAATCGTTTTATGAAACTCGATCCACTTGTCTAACATTGTCTCGTGTTGAACATAGCATGCCTTCGAATCAAGGAATTTAGCTCCCAAATGCACCTATCATCCAACGAAGCCTTAGCGTTAAGGGTCACAACTCGCAATTTAAGCCACCAAAGATCCACGTCAACAGAGATGCAAGAGATTTTTGAGAGTTGCGGGTCAAACTCTTCTGTGACAAGGAATCTTAATTAGGCCCCAAGCCAAGAATGAGGCCAAAGATTTCACTTCACATGTGGACAAACTGCCAAGAAACTGTTTTAACATgtacatatatgtgtatatatatatcctttaGCCAAGTTTTAGGGGCGTCAACCCTGTGTACCTTTTGACAAACTCAGAACCGATTCATTTGCTGCTTTCTTGTTTCCAAGATTAAGTCGATATTAAGCAAAGGATTTGGATAAAGCATGCAAATTGTGTTTGAAGACAACTTAAAGCCTAAAGTGAGGACAATGGGTGAAAGAAAGCTACTCATGACAACCAAAAGAAACTGGTAAAGCCTTGTTTATCATAAACTATAGAGTAATATGTTAATGGGTAAACTACATTAGCAATCACCcaattatagatttttttttcatttttaattacttaactatgaaaagttataaaagtgGTCACTCAActgttcaattttatcttttttggttACCCAACTATCTTAGACTTTAAGTGTTTTCAGTTTTACGTTGGCTAGTTGGTGACTAAAAAAGACAATTTTAAATAGTTGAgtaatcattttgtaatttttcatagttaggtgacaaaaaaataaaaagcccCATAGTTGGGTGACCTCTATCGTTGTTTACCTATggtaatttatgtaattaaaggAGCCGAGGTGGACAGAATTGATTAATTATAATATCCAAGGCCTCAAAAGGAGGCAACGTGGAACAGTTCAGACTTCTCATAATTAACAAGTCGActagaaaagagagaaaaattcaCCATCACTTTAATGGCTCGAGAAGAGTGGACATTCAAGGAAAAATTTCATTCGTAAATAGCAGGTGATTAATGGATGTAGCGCCTCTGGCGATCTTAATTCCTTTTATTGTCCCATCCTTGTCTGCTTTGGAAAGCATTGCAGAGAAGACATTCTGGcagaaaacaaacaaataaagagATTCGATCTCTTAGTCTTAATCCACGACAtggttttaaatgctttattaggTTACCATTAATCAAAACATGATAAAAGACCATCGAAATGCATTGCATGATAAGGGAGGTCAATATTCAGTGCTGCCAAAGAGCCCTACCCTCTTTTCTTACCTTTAATGGGTTTTAGTAGTTTCCCCGCCAACAGGATGTTGTTCGTTATCAGCCTGCCTTGAACAAAAGCATTTTGAAATGGAGAAAAATATCATTTAGGACTTCCTTGAGTCTATTGACCAATTTTTGCTGGAAATGATGTTATAAGCAACATTACAATGACTAATGGGACAAATGTTTTCAGCCTTAATGTGAGGATTCCCTTTCGAAACAAGTGAAATGATCGTCTTGTTTAGCTCCTTTAACAGGTGTCCTGAGTTAAAAAAGAACAGTGTGGCCTCCATAGTCAGGGACCAACAATGTCCCGGAATGCCTAACAGAATCATTCTTCACCTCACTTCAACGTAAAGGTCTCAACCTAATCTTAACAGAGTCTGGGGAGGTTAAGAACGTTGAGCCTATCCTTGATTAGAACAATGTTGGCAAAGTCCTCCTTACAATAAATATCTTGAACATGCTGAAGAAATATTTGTTTGATCTATGTTATTGTTGGAGTCACACAACCTCTAGATCCTATTCCATTCCCTTTTCCTTCTAGTGGCAATGTGAAAGAATTTTGTATCGCAACCCTTTCAATGTACCATAGAATTTTGTATATGGTTTTACTACTCAAGGGTTCTCAATTCCTCCGTTGTAAGTTTTTCTCTATTATAGTCCTCTGTCTTCATATATTGCTTCAAGTTGGTGTTTAGGAAGTGACGATCCCAAATGCTGGTGAGCCTTAATTCTGAGCACTCCAAGCTTCATTAACATCCTTGTATTGAGGGTGAGTGATTACTATCCGTCGAAACAACTAGAGGCTTGGCTAGTGGTTGTCCATGTGTAATACGGTCCCTTTGTCGGTATTTTAACTAGATCACATTTATGGATGCACTTAATGAGATTCTTTGCACATTGTATATCCTTATTTGAGAAGGAAAATTTGCCTTTGTGTCAAAGTTCCCAACCATCATCTCCCACAAATTCAGTAGCTAACTCATATAATTTCTCTCATACTATGTCTTTCACTAGTAATCCAAAGGATTTATCAGGATCCTCAATGTACGCAAATAAACTATTATTATTCATTATAGAAGAAAAACCCCACTTCGTTGCCAACTTCTCACCAGCTTCAGCTTCAACTATATGGAGATCACCATTAGACAAATCCTGTGACGCCTCATTGGCGATTCAATTAAGAAGAGGATTTTGAGCAGTGGCAAAGGTAGAGGGGTACGGGGAGgctgcaaaataaaaataaaaatggtagaGTTGCTCTAGCCTTTAGAGCCCCTTTGTTGTAAAAATACAAATTAGTACaatagtaaaatttcattttgacccctcaaaCATTTATATTTTACTTATGACCCCCTTCAACTATACAAGTCATATCAGAAAATTATATACAAGCAACAAACTcaagttttacttttttttaattaaaaaaaagaaaattaaaaatatcagaatttaaatttaatatatgtacATGCTATTTTTGAAGATGAATTTTATGTAtcaattaattaaactcaatttataataTAGTCATCATACAACTTCATTCAAAgagttttaaattattaaaaggttaattaaaaataaattttaagaaaaaaatattaatttattattaaactagTTTATTTATCGGTGTGATACATGGATTAATTGTACgtactaataaaaatatttatatttaatttaaagtttattatattcttctttaaaaaaattaaggaatatgttaataatataagtaacgaaataaaaaaaaaacataattgaaaaataaaacaagataGTATTGTAATGATGTGCAAGCATGATGTATAAAAGAGATACAAATGGTATTTCATTAATATTAGTACAGACACAATTACATTAGAAGATAGTTCATAATGTgtatatttgtattaaattaaaaggaaaattaagtaataaatattctTTGCCTCATGTTACCAAATAATAAATCTAATATTCAAATCtgtaaagaaaaatggaagtgttaaatatttaattttctattaaACATTCAATGactatatacataaaaattattgtaTTAGGTATAGATTGTCTTAAGTCGTATTATAGTGTTGACCACTCTGTTGTGCTTAAATCTATGatttaatttatacatttttatttgatCTAATTTGTTGCCTTTATTATTATAATTCCATTAGTTAAtcttaataattaacactttaaATGATTCCGATAGTTAACATGAATctttttaaaacacttaattcAACTCATAATGTcgaaatagaattttttttttgttagaatagcttttttataaaaaagaaattaagttaaatttttaatctaaatagttagcaatattaattatttgaattaactaataatattataaaaaaaggaATGAATTAAAGTACAGGATAATCTCAAATGTAAGTATGGTAGAGGGACCAAAACTGAAATATGACCATTTTTATGTTAATAGAGAGTTGGAAATCATGCACCCCCCACGTCCAACCCCAACAAGAATTCACAACGAATAACAAATTTTTTACTTCATGTAGAGGATTCTTTTTTTATAGAGAGAgaattgtaaataagaaaaatggaataTATCAATATAACGCACTTATTGATATAGCAAAAACATTGCTAAACACATTGAAAATGCCCAAATTTGCCTGGcacataaaaaataaactaagaaataaaataaaataataataagtccaAAATTTTACAGCCCAAATTTCCAATGGCCTAATATGGTCTAAAATTAACCTAAACCCTAAagtctaaaattttcaaaaaaaaaaaaaccctagttcTTAAGCCGCCGCCGTCAGCATGAATGTTGCCCTTGACGCCTCGGGAGCGTCTCCCCTCCATTGACCTTGACAACGCCTGCAAAAATgacagaaaagaaagaagaaacaatGCAAGAAACGAAAAAGAAGCGAAGACAGACAGTAGCAGTAGCAGAAAGCAAACACATGTATCTATGGCTATAAAAGCCCTcaccaaattgtaatttttttaacgaAGAAATACAtagagaaatagaaaaaaaaggggCAAATcgaaagagaaagaaataaaaaataccaTAGTTTTTTAAATAGAGgtatattttcatcttttttgcatatttattttaaatatagcaCATATATATACTCAAAAACAAGTTTTTTTTACCTTCGTTGCGATCGCTGAAGACAGAACCGAAGGGTTCCCTttgtttttttctgaattttggaGGGTTTTTTGGGCATTTTGGTTCAAAATCGGCGGCCATCACGGCGAAGCTCGGCTATTTCGAAGGCCGGAGCAGGGGCCGTGTttcagagaaaaaaagaaagaggatttcagttttttttaaagagaaggctaaaattttaaaaattttgagttaaatagGCCCTACGAAACGACACCATTTTGGGCTAGTGCTAACAGAcgccaaaacggcgtcattttgacACGACCCACGTTTGACCAACCCGAAGGCTAGGATCCGCGTGCTTTCTTAGCACATGGGTTATTTGTGCATTTAACCCTTCTGCCCATAACACGTCGTtttgacaatgcattgaacttgaacaacaacacGATAGCGGAGgtctgtagtcaattcaagattAAACACCATAACtcatcaccatatcgcccaaatATGAATGGTGTGGTGGAGGCagcaaataaaaacattaagaagatcgtggggaaaatgactgagacttataaagattggtatgagaagttaccatttgccctctatgcttattGAACGTCTGTCAGGACCTCcaccggggcaacacctttctctttggtttatggaatagaGGTTGTTTTGCCCATTAAAGTTGAGATTCATTCTCTCCGAGTTTTGTCAGAgttgaagttagatgaagcagaatagaTCTAATCCtaatatgatcagctgaacttgatcgaagaaaagaggctaagggttatccgtcatggtcagatgtaccaaaaacgaatgatgcgagcttatgacaaaaaTGTTCGCCCTAGAAAATTCCATAAGAGAAACTTGGTATTAAAAATGATCCTTCTTATACaaaagacttcagaggaaagtgaatgccaaactaggaaggaccttatgtggtaaagaagaccttttctggaggagctttGATTTTGACCGAGATAGATGGCAAAAACTTGCCTAATCTtgtgaattcagattcagtcaagaagtacttcacttaaaaaaaaaggagagtcCAAGGCGAAAACTCGtaaaagggcgctttgagaccaaaggagttttgagttgaaaacccaagaaagggtaattcaaattttgatcgaagatGGGGCATGTGATAGTTTAGTCCTCTttgaattaacaagaaggagagatgctacattttggggcatcaacaaagtactctagGTATTCTAAACACGTATCAAGTTCAAATGGTCATCGAGAAGTTAATGCGAAGAAACTCATGCcatgatatctggggcacctagtttcatattattcattttgtattttagcaaaatttgctattttgattaatttattcatttcgagctttgctctcaataaaTTTGAATCTTGTCCATTGTTACAAtattttttcaagcattttttattgaaataacgattaacaGACgaataatattcaagtaaaaggaATTCTGCATATTGCTCTGAAAGGTTTTCTAAGTAGTACAATGACCTGAAATAGGACCACTAGTCAGAACTAACCAAATTTAAGAGTTGGAAACATTTAGGAAGGAATAGTTTAAATTGCGATTAGTTCTTCAAATTTCCTGTTAGAGATACCAAATCTGAATAGGAAGGCATGACAATACATCATTGTAAAACATTGACAAACAACGAACAATatcaacctaagcattaaaaggggattattctcgaaaaatgacattctgtattcatgcaaatatcattcatacatatctagttagaagcatttgattcattctgatagTGAAATTATAATTGCTTGGCATATATAGGCCCATGAAGTAGATTctataggtcatgttccctagagaatggTGTAATAGATCAGAGAAACCATAAAtcttatacccctgaagttgcagtgggatgaattgaaatcattatggtgaatct is a window of Gossypium hirsutum isolate 1008001.06 chromosome D08, Gossypium_hirsutum_v2.1, whole genome shotgun sequence DNA encoding:
- the LOC107933751 gene encoding uncharacterized protein isoform X1, producing MALMQFLNHTRTIPISNPYGFSRFFSKSSPFIVKVGIPEFLNGVGHGVETHVAKLESEIGDFQKLLVTRTLKLKKIGIPCKHRKLILKYAHKYRLGLWRPRAEPVKV
- the LOC107933751 gene encoding uncharacterized protein isoform X3 — translated: MMLILIVKVGIPEFLNGVGHGVETHVAKLESEIGDFQKLLVTRTLKLKKIGIPCKHRKLILKYAHKYRLGLWRPRAEPVKV
- the LOC107933751 gene encoding uncharacterized protein isoform X2, whose product is MALMQFLNHTRTIPISNPYGFSRFFSKSSPFIVKVGIPEFLNGVGHGVETHVAKLESEIGDFQKLLVTRTLKLKKIGIPCKHLAKPV